TCGTTGAAATCCTGTTAGTTGTCTCGGTATCAATGATAATATTGATGTGTGTTGAATGGTGGTTTATGGATGTGACTGTATTTTGTTGCGTATGAACCACTGGAATGATTAAAAGGTCCTTTTAGCACTGCGGGGTTATGAATATTAATAGCCTGCACTCGTGTCAATGTATCTGGTAGTATTTTCACACCCCACCCACGTGCAACTTTTTACCTTTGCTCTGAGTTATTCTACTCCACACACCCATCGTTGCAACATTATTGGAAGTTAAGTGCTTTAGTAGTCATTAATTTTGTAACGACTCTAATTAACGCGGTTCCGGTCGACAAAATTAAGCACTGCTGACACCCActtctttatttcccccACCTGGAAACAATGACTCGGCAATCCGATGTGCAAAAATCCATGAGGACAATTTCTGATGGAGCGGAAAAGGCAGTAGAAGTACGGAAATATGACGAGAAAGCGGTGCAGCAGCGGATGCAGAAACTTTATGCCGATGtggcgaaaaagaaattagctGAGAAGAAGCGAGCTGATGAGTTGGCGCAGATCCCGGTGTCGGAGGAGGATGTGCAACTTTTGGTGCGTGAATGCGGTTGGGAGGCGCAGGTGGCACAACAGAAACTCCGTGAGAGGAATGGAAGCGTTGTGGCGGTTCTTCGAGATGTTGCGGGACTCCCGAAGGCCAAAGCATCGAGTGGAACCTCCTGAAACctgacaaacaaaaaaaaacatttacaATATAATGGTTATGACTGATTGAATGAGAGCAGCAGCGAGAGAAACGGAAGTTGGCGGGGCCCTTTTGGTTGACTTGTTACGAGATGCTCAGAGGTGTGGAGCGTAAGCATGTGTGTAATCCCACTGAAGACAATTGCATGGTGATGCAGGGGATGTTTGAGTTCATACAAATCTCAAACAAACACTGTAGAGGCGTTGAACTCATTAATGTCAAACTCCATCTGATTATTTCAGGCACGAATGCCCTCATGTAGGATGAAAAGGATTGCCACTTCCTTCATGTCGCAACGGATTCGCTATCAATTGCAACAGCTCCGACCTACAGCTTGTTGTGAGTTTTTAACGCGCTTGGACTTCGGTAATGAACTTGGAACTTGATTTCCTGAGGATCGCCGCGGTGCATAATTTGTTCCTTCCCCATTTGATGTGAGCAGTGCGGTGCACTTAACCATTGTGGTATCACTGCTTCGCTTTCTATGAGTGTGTGCTGTACAAATCTAATTCCTCTTCCACTATTTACCGTATTTGAAGCTCATTAAAGGAACCATAATTAGCAAAGGGGGCACACTCAGTTGTCAAGGCAGTGGAACCCACAACATCCGCGCACAGCGGTGACACAAATGCATAATAGCTGCTTTTCATACACCTCTATTGTGGGGATGTTGATTCTCAAAGCGTAGTGGTTGTAATTTGAAATCAGGCATGGAGCGTCTGGGTAGGCGCATCGAGGCCAATCGCTTTATTATGGGACAGTTGGATGGTATGCGAGGGTGCACGCCTGCTGTtggttgcagcggcagccTCAAAAAATTAAGTTATGCAACACTCGGTGTATTGCGCCGGGAGAATATGCGGCGGTGCGGGTGAGCCCTTTCACTGCACTTTGGGCAGCGGGGGTTGGGATGGTATCTACAGGGGATCTACTTCACATTGGAAAGTAAACGTCACAACTGCTGTCTCGACTGGTCGCTGATAGAACCCGTGAGGTGGAGAGAGAGACTGCTAGACCGGAGTTCCCTTCCAGGACGGATTAGCATCGGCAAACCGAGAGGCACAAGCACGCCCTCGTTGTTGAATTACTGATCGGCATTCTGTTGGAGGTATGAAGGAATCGCAGTGGCGGCGGTGTTGATTAAAGTTTGAGAAACCtcgaggaaagggaaaacctCGTGTCGCAAAAGTCACTATTTCCCGGGAGTCACACCGGCTATAGAGGCTGAAATTGAATACTTGAGAAAACAGTTGGGCGACTGTAAAGAACAACTTATAAAATACAGAGCACACTTTGAGCAGGTTAACCACGTTATTAAGAATAGACGAATTAAAGGAAATGGTTCAGCAGCAAGCTCAGACATTGGAAAAGCTCGAAAAATATTATCAAGAACAAAACGCCCAAAAGGTCCCGTGGCCGCTGATCCTCGGAAACGATGTCTGTAAACCCCCAACCTTCCTCCATAGACCGTCAACAGAGCACTCAGATGTACCAACATGTTTCCACTACTCCGCTCGGCTTTAGTATAAACTGGGTCGGATGGAAAAACAGAGCGGAAACCTCTGAAGGACTTTTACAATTGTATGACGAATGTGGGACTACAATTGGGAATCCTGAGAGGCCTTCATGGTACAATTCTGTAAATTAATGGGGGGGAAGTGAATCATCTCTACATTTTTGGACGTTCACAAGATGGGTACGGTATTATGACCACTTCGTGGCTACGGCGAATAGAATGCCAATACAATATATAACAACAGGGGCAGCTATGTATAAAACATGGCGAATGGAAATGGCAGCACAGAAAAGAGGAGTATTTATCCCACGGGCAATACAAGAAGGATTGGATACTGAAGGAGGTATCAATGTATGATAAGATGGCAAACGCAGCTGCAAAACAAAGAGCTCAGAGAAGTCGCCAAGGACGGAATTGAAGCAATTTCAACAACCATCAGCGTCGAACAAGCCCAAACGGGCGAAGGAAGTCCCCATCGCGGAAACAGTAGCAAAGGCGAGACTGAGCGGGGCTCGTAAAATATACCGCTCCCGACATAagagaatgaaacaaaaggcgAAGAAAGAATGGTCAAAACTACAAATCCACAAGAACAGTGAATATGTTCGAAAACACAtgggaaacaagaaaattcTATGGGGGTGTTGCGATCCGCGCGCGGATATACGCAACAAAGAGATACGGGGATgcacaaataaaatagtagCTCCGGCACCACCTAACCCAGTGACTGTCCCCCGCGCGCAGATTAGGCCCTGTTCGTCAGGGAACTCTGAGCGAGAGCACTGTCCGGACCTTAAAATGCCCATTCAAGCACCGGAAGTCAAGCCGATGCTATGGCGTAAACTATTAGGCTGGCATTAACACGCTTGCACGCATTGTTGAAAAAAACTGAACTTCCTCATTATTTCTTGGAACCAGTCTAGCGGCTCAGTTGCTAATACTTTTGCCGTAGCCACCAGGCTTCCAAATAATTTTTCAAGGTCTCGCAGGTCGATTAATTTCAAATATTCTTGTGTCGTCATCTGAATAAATTGTCTAGCCACATTATTTTCAATTTATTCAGATGTTTTTCTGTTACTTGtacactttt
This portion of the Trypanosoma brucei brucei TREU927 chromosome 7, complete sequence genome encodes:
- a CDS encoding hypothetical protein, conserved (Part of an unresolved repeat region, may contain misassembly.) translates to MTRQSDVQKSMRTISDGAEKAVEVRKYDEKAVQQRMQKLYADVAKKKLAEKKRADELAQIPVSEEDVQLLVRECGWEAQVAQQKLRERNGSVVAVLRDVAGLPKAKASSGTS